Proteins encoded within one genomic window of Deltaproteobacteria bacterium:
- a CDS encoding pyruvate, phosphate dikinase: MKKSTKYVYFFGGGKADGNATMKNLLGGKGANIAEMVNLGMPVPPGFTITTEACNEFYARKKKYPPGVMKEVEASLARVEKLMKQKFGDTQDPLLFSVRSGARASMPGMMETVLNVGLTTKTIPALIKKTSNPRFVYDAYRRLIAMYSDVVMEKSAGIEPEEGNGIRAQLEGLIDKVKEKKGYETDLDLTADDWKSLTVQFKKTVKKVLGKPFPDDPMKQLWGAIDAVFLSWFGKRAVSYRRIEKLPDDWGTAVNVQTMVFGNMGDDCATGVAFTRNPATGDNNFYGEWLINAQGEDVVAGIRTPFAINNVSKVVTNRHLPTLQKTMPGLYKELDDIRDKLDTHYTDMQDIEFTIQNGVLYMLQTRVGKRNGPAAIKMAVDMVKERLISKETAVSRVRPEQLEELLHPMIDINAEKTAAKLGAGLPAGPGAGVGQIVLTADKAEELGNKGEKVILVREETSPEDVHGMKPAQAILTSKGGMTSHAALVARGWGKCCIVGCGDITSIDLKKKTVNFNGKVMKEGDWITMNGSKGVIYKGKLPLVATGPGKNPAYKKLMAWADKVRRLGVRTNADTPEDSKVAIALGAEGIGLTRTEHMFFGERIWAMREMIMAEDTQGREKALAKLLPMQRKDFYGIFKAMKGRPVTIRLLDPPLHEFVPHEKSAQKELAARLGLPVKAVAAKVDFLSEFNPMLGHRGCRLGITHPEITAMQARAIFEAVVKCRKEKIKVLPEIMVPLVGIAAEFNDQKAIIDRVANEVMKKSRTKFKYMVGTMIEVPRAALAADEIARDAEFFSFGTNDMTQMAFGYSRDDAGTFLPDYVLRKILPDDPFQAIDQPGVGQLMEIGVRRGRATRKDLKIGICGEHGGEPNSVIFCHRIGLDYVSCSPFRVPIARLAAAHAVLADKK, translated from the coding sequence ATGAAAAAAAGCACTAAGTACGTCTATTTTTTTGGTGGTGGCAAGGCAGACGGCAACGCGACCATGAAAAACCTTCTCGGTGGAAAAGGCGCCAACATTGCCGAAATGGTCAACCTCGGCATGCCCGTGCCGCCCGGATTCACGATTACTACGGAAGCATGTAACGAGTTCTACGCACGGAAGAAAAAGTACCCGCCCGGCGTTATGAAGGAAGTGGAGGCAAGCCTTGCCAGAGTCGAAAAACTGATGAAACAAAAATTCGGAGATACGCAAGACCCACTCCTTTTCAGTGTACGATCTGGCGCCCGTGCTTCCATGCCCGGCATGATGGAAACTGTGCTTAACGTGGGATTAACTACCAAAACGATACCTGCCCTAATCAAGAAAACGAGCAACCCGCGTTTTGTCTACGATGCCTACCGTCGTCTGATTGCCATGTACTCAGACGTGGTTATGGAAAAGTCCGCAGGCATTGAACCGGAAGAAGGCAACGGAATCAGGGCTCAACTCGAGGGCCTTATAGATAAGGTAAAAGAGAAAAAGGGATACGAAACAGACCTGGACCTCACAGCAGATGACTGGAAGTCTCTCACTGTCCAGTTCAAGAAAACCGTCAAGAAAGTCCTTGGCAAACCCTTTCCGGATGATCCCATGAAACAGCTCTGGGGAGCTATTGACGCGGTCTTTCTCTCATGGTTTGGCAAACGAGCCGTGTCCTACCGCAGGATCGAAAAACTGCCGGACGATTGGGGAACGGCAGTGAATGTGCAGACCATGGTATTCGGAAACATGGGAGATGATTGCGCAACAGGTGTGGCCTTCACCCGCAACCCGGCCACGGGTGACAACAACTTCTACGGAGAATGGCTGATCAATGCCCAGGGAGAAGACGTGGTTGCCGGCATACGAACCCCTTTTGCCATCAATAACGTTTCCAAGGTAGTCACAAACCGGCACCTGCCAACGCTTCAAAAAACCATGCCAGGTCTTTACAAGGAACTTGATGACATCAGGGACAAGCTCGACACTCATTACACAGACATGCAAGACATCGAGTTCACCATTCAAAATGGCGTGCTTTATATGCTTCAGACGCGTGTCGGGAAACGAAACGGTCCGGCTGCCATTAAAATGGCTGTTGACATGGTAAAGGAACGGCTCATATCAAAGGAGACGGCGGTTTCCCGCGTAAGACCCGAGCAGCTTGAAGAACTTCTCCATCCCATGATAGATATCAATGCAGAAAAAACTGCAGCCAAGCTCGGCGCCGGGCTTCCAGCCGGCCCCGGCGCCGGGGTTGGCCAGATTGTCCTCACAGCAGACAAGGCCGAAGAACTTGGCAATAAGGGCGAAAAGGTGATCCTGGTCCGGGAAGAAACCTCGCCGGAGGACGTCCACGGCATGAAACCTGCCCAGGCCATTTTGACATCAAAGGGTGGTATGACGAGCCATGCTGCCCTGGTTGCAAGGGGTTGGGGCAAGTGTTGCATTGTGGGATGCGGCGACATCACCAGTATTGATCTCAAGAAGAAAACCGTAAATTTCAATGGCAAGGTCATGAAAGAGGGCGACTGGATCACCATGAACGGGAGCAAAGGAGTTATATACAAAGGCAAGCTGCCACTGGTGGCCACAGGCCCGGGGAAAAACCCTGCTTACAAGAAACTCATGGCCTGGGCGGATAAAGTTCGACGCCTCGGGGTTCGGACAAATGCAGACACCCCTGAAGACTCAAAGGTCGCCATTGCACTGGGCGCAGAGGGGATCGGACTTACAAGAACGGAACACATGTTTTTTGGCGAGCGCATCTGGGCCATGCGCGAAATGATTATGGCCGAGGATACCCAGGGCCGCGAAAAGGCCCTGGCCAAATTGCTGCCCATGCAGCGCAAGGATTTCTATGGTATCTTTAAGGCCATGAAAGGCCGTCCTGTAACCATTAGGCTGCTGGATCCCCCTTTGCACGAATTTGTCCCCCATGAAAAGTCTGCACAAAAGGAGCTGGCCGCACGCCTCGGCCTTCCTGTAAAGGCCGTGGCTGCCAAGGTCGATTTTCTGTCTGAGTTCAATCCCATGCTCGGCCACCGGGGTTGCCGGCTCGGGATCACCCATCCTGAAATTACAGCCATGCAGGCCCGGGCGATCTTTGAAGCAGTTGTCAAGTGCCGCAAAGAAAAGATCAAGGTCTTGCCGGAAATCATGGTACCCCTGGTGGGAATAGCGGCAGAATTCAACGATCAGAAGGCTATCATCGACAGGGTGGCCAATGAGGTCATGAAGAAATCCCGAACAAAGTTCAAGTACATGGTGGGGACTATGATCGAGGTGCCACGGGCAGCTCTTGCGGCAGATGAGATCGCTCGGGATGCCGAGTTCTTCTCATTCGGCACCAACGACATGACACAGATGGCCTTTGGATATTCCCGCGACGATGCCGGCACTTTTCTGCCCGACTACGTCCTGAGAAAGATCCTTCCCGATGACCCCTTTCAGGCTATCGATCAGCCGGGCGTTGGGCAACTCATGGAGATTGGCGTAAGAAGGGGCCGTGCCACACGCAAGGATCTCAAAATCGGGATCTGCGGGGAGCATGGCGGAGAGCCGAATTCGGTCATATTCTGTCATCGGATCGGCCTCGATTACGTGAGCTGTTCGCCATTCCGCGTCCCCATTGCCAGGCTCGCAGCTGCCCATGCAGTACTGGCTGATAAGAAGTAG
- a CDS encoding kinase/pyrophosphorylase gives MSLLKRKVHVFIVSDATGLTAERVISAVLVQFKQIKPVFKRFPYIKTKEQIEDIFRRAEDFEGIVIYSLVSQELRRWIRGEKRKRSVHTIDLLGPLLERMGRLWNMMPAFRPGLLKGLGEESIRLAEAIDFTLKHDDGQGIETLGKADLIILGVSRTSKTPTSLYLSCNHNLKVANVPIVRNMEPPKKIFSLKRRRVGLTIAAERLAFIREKRLKYAGSTDYLDIASIKKELAYSHEIFSEIDGLEVVDVTNSSIEEIANKIM, from the coding sequence ATGAGCCTGCTTAAGAGAAAGGTGCATGTGTTCATCGTCTCTGATGCCACAGGCCTTACGGCTGAAAGGGTTATCAGCGCCGTTCTCGTTCAATTCAAACAGATCAAACCCGTGTTCAAAAGATTTCCCTACATCAAGACAAAAGAGCAAATAGAAGACATCTTCAGAAGAGCCGAGGACTTCGAGGGGATTGTGATCTACTCGCTGGTCTCTCAAGAACTCCGGAGATGGATTCGTGGGGAAAAGAGGAAAAGGAGCGTTCATACCATAGATCTTCTTGGTCCTCTCTTGGAACGGATGGGAAGACTCTGGAACATGATGCCTGCTTTTCGTCCCGGGCTGTTGAAAGGGCTGGGAGAGGAATCGATCCGTCTTGCCGAAGCGATTGACTTCACATTGAAACACGATGACGGGCAAGGGATAGAGACTTTAGGCAAAGCAGACCTTATCATACTTGGAGTTTCCAGGACTTCAAAGACGCCTACAAGCCTTTATCTTTCATGTAATCATAATCTGAAGGTCGCCAATGTCCCTATTGTTCGAAACATGGAACCTCCGAAGAAAATTTTTTCTCTTAAGAGACGAAGGGTAGGGCTTACCATCGCTGCGGAAAGACTGGCCTTCATAAGAGAAAAGAGGCTTAAGTATGCAGGGTCAACTGATTACCTGGATATTGCCTCTATCAAGAAGGAGCTGGCGTACAGCCATGAGATATTCAGTGAGATAGACGGATTGGAGGTCGTAGACGTAACGAACAGTTCCATAGAAGAGATTGCCAACAAGATTATGTAG
- the ppsA gene encoding phosphoenolpyruvate synthase, whose protein sequence is MKKSDFVLWFKDLGREDILLVGGKCANLGELLGKIEVPVPNGFAVSAHAYEVFLKKTGAGKKISALLADVDTSDMDSLQATSRKIRKQVETLPMPKEMEKAILKAYQKLCKMVGKKSVAVAVRSSATAEDLPGASFAGQQDTFLNVTQKTLLDNVQQCWSSLFTPRAIVYRKEKGFSHEEVLISVAVQEMVFSEASGVMFTLEPVSGEKNKVVINASWGLGEAIVSGQVTPDEYVVEKDSCRILEKQVFKKDKQIVSDRKGSTKWASVPKSMKDTPALSDEAIIRLAQYGVQIENHYGVPQDIEWAVDSDGRIFILQARPETVHGAEGAGKRQEGGDFVEQDILVRGMGVSPGRGSGRVKVILDISDISKFQEGDVLVTEMTTPDWVPAMKIASAVVTNLGGKTCHAAIVSRELGVPCVVGCENATKALQDGQVVTVEGQRGLVFKGASVEKEDRAAATPVDLSGQAITATKVYVNLSIPEIAKKVAQETNADGVGLLRAEHLMLSIGKHPRLLMEEGGDQVMVDTFARGIGQVAEAFFPGPVVYRFLDFKPDEFLELPGGEKYERDHVGPNPMIGYRGQYRYIREDDIFRLELQAIRQARETMGFTNIWVMLPFVRTLKIFKAAVNIMREEGLDHRGNPDFQLWIMVEVPSACFVIDEFCKEGIDGVSFGTNDLTMLVLGVDRNDTSVQELYDERDLGVLRAIGYTMAICKKHGVTTSICGQAPSVYPDYLEFMIRCGCTSISVNPDTVVASRRSVAMVEQKIQMEKALGMVSKPKIAKIPMEKISFWKFVED, encoded by the coding sequence ATGAAGAAGAGCGATTTTGTGCTGTGGTTTAAGGATCTGGGAAGGGAAGACATCCTGCTTGTCGGCGGCAAATGCGCCAATCTCGGTGAACTATTGGGCAAGATTGAAGTCCCTGTACCCAATGGTTTTGCCGTCTCGGCACACGCATACGAGGTTTTTTTGAAAAAGACGGGGGCAGGCAAAAAGATTAGCGCTTTGCTTGCCGACGTTGACACATCCGACATGGACTCCCTTCAAGCCACTTCCCGCAAGATCAGAAAACAGGTGGAAACTCTTCCCATGCCCAAGGAGATGGAAAAGGCGATTCTGAAGGCATACCAGAAGCTTTGCAAGATGGTCGGCAAGAAGAGTGTCGCCGTGGCCGTACGGTCTTCTGCGACGGCCGAGGATCTGCCGGGCGCCAGTTTTGCCGGCCAGCAGGACACCTTCCTGAACGTGACCCAGAAAACCCTTCTGGACAATGTGCAACAGTGCTGGAGCTCTCTGTTTACACCCAGAGCCATTGTCTACCGCAAGGAAAAGGGTTTTTCGCACGAGGAGGTCCTCATCAGTGTCGCGGTGCAGGAGATGGTTTTCTCCGAGGCGTCCGGTGTCATGTTCACGCTGGAGCCGGTCAGTGGCGAGAAAAACAAGGTGGTGATCAATGCCTCCTGGGGCCTGGGCGAAGCCATTGTAAGCGGTCAGGTAACCCCTGACGAGTATGTCGTGGAAAAGGACTCTTGCCGGATTCTCGAGAAACAGGTCTTCAAGAAGGATAAACAGATCGTATCCGACAGGAAAGGGAGCACCAAATGGGCCTCGGTCCCAAAAAGCATGAAGGATACGCCGGCATTGAGTGATGAAGCCATTATTCGCTTGGCACAGTACGGCGTGCAGATAGAGAACCACTACGGGGTCCCTCAGGACATTGAATGGGCCGTTGACTCCGATGGGCGAATCTTCATTCTTCAAGCAAGGCCTGAGACCGTACACGGGGCCGAGGGAGCGGGAAAAAGACAGGAAGGGGGCGATTTTGTGGAACAGGATATACTTGTTCGGGGAATGGGTGTCAGTCCAGGCCGTGGATCGGGCCGGGTAAAGGTGATACTGGACATCTCGGATATTTCAAAATTTCAAGAGGGAGATGTTCTGGTTACAGAGATGACTACGCCTGATTGGGTTCCTGCTATGAAGATAGCCTCTGCGGTGGTGACGAACCTGGGTGGCAAGACATGTCATGCTGCCATAGTAAGCCGGGAACTGGGTGTCCCGTGTGTGGTTGGCTGCGAAAATGCTACAAAGGCGCTGCAAGACGGCCAGGTGGTCACGGTGGAGGGCCAGAGGGGTCTTGTCTTTAAGGGGGCTTCCGTTGAGAAGGAGGACAGGGCTGCGGCGACACCTGTGGATCTGTCAGGTCAGGCGATAACTGCTACGAAGGTGTATGTCAATCTCTCAATTCCTGAGATCGCCAAGAAGGTGGCCCAGGAGACCAACGCGGACGGCGTGGGTCTGCTCAGGGCCGAACACCTGATGCTCAGCATTGGAAAACATCCGAGGCTCCTCATGGAAGAAGGCGGAGACCAGGTCATGGTGGATACCTTTGCCCGCGGCATAGGACAAGTCGCTGAGGCATTCTTCCCTGGACCCGTGGTTTACAGATTCCTTGATTTCAAGCCTGACGAATTTCTGGAATTGCCCGGCGGGGAAAAGTACGAACGAGACCATGTAGGCCCCAACCCGATGATCGGGTACCGGGGACAATACAGGTACATAAGAGAGGATGACATCTTCAGGCTTGAGCTACAGGCCATCAGGCAGGCTAGAGAGACCATGGGCTTTACGAACATCTGGGTTATGCTCCCCTTTGTCAGGACCCTCAAGATCTTCAAGGCGGCTGTCAATATCATGCGTGAGGAGGGATTGGACCATCGGGGCAATCCTGATTTTCAACTCTGGATCATGGTGGAGGTTCCGAGTGCCTGCTTTGTGATCGACGAATTTTGCAAAGAGGGAATAGACGGCGTGAGTTTCGGCACCAATGATTTGACGATGCTCGTCCTTGGTGTCGACCGAAATGACACATCCGTGCAGGAGCTTTATGATGAGCGGGATCTGGGAGTGCTGAGGGCCATAGGTTATACGATGGCCATATGTAAGAAACATGGCGTGACCACATCCATCTGCGGACAGGCCCCCAGCGTCTATCCGGATTATCTGGAATTCATGATCCGGTGTGGCTGTACTTCCATTTCAGTTAACCCTGACACGGTTGTGGCATCCAGGCGAAGTGTGGCCATGGTGGAGCAAAAAATTCAGATGGAAAAGGCCCTGGGGATGGTATCCAAGCCCAAGATAGCAAAGATACCCATGGAGAAAATATCCTTCTGGAAGTTTGTGGAAGATTAA
- a CDS encoding kinase/pyrophosphorylase has translation MKRKKGTTKRPPSEAKTIYLIGEGTGETVSKITRASLAQFRCEQIKVKTFFQVKEKRQIGRIIKEAAEDKALVAFSMVEAPLRDFLLEKAGRMGIEAIDVIGDFIMHLSTFLGEKPMEIPGRQHALDEEYYRRIEAINFAVKHDDGKLPQGLRLADLILVGLSRSGKTPLSVYLAHQGWKVANVPLHPDMKAPEDLFQVEQRKIFGLIINVENLVKVREARLTQLGLTSYAKYADPVKIADEIEWCEAFFKQNPRWRIMDISNKALEEAAASIINAHLSGKRLD, from the coding sequence ATGAAAAGGAAAAAAGGCACAACAAAGAGACCTCCTTCGGAGGCCAAGACCATTTACCTGATTGGAGAAGGTACAGGGGAGACCGTTAGCAAGATCACCAGGGCATCGCTGGCACAGTTCAGGTGCGAGCAAATCAAGGTCAAGACCTTTTTCCAGGTCAAAGAGAAACGACAGATCGGCCGTATTATAAAGGAGGCTGCAGAGGATAAGGCGCTCGTGGCCTTCAGCATGGTTGAGGCGCCCCTGCGGGATTTCTTGCTCGAAAAGGCCGGTCGCATGGGGATTGAGGCCATTGACGTTATCGGTGATTTTATTATGCACCTGTCTACGTTCCTGGGGGAAAAGCCCATGGAGATCCCAGGACGACAGCATGCCTTGGATGAAGAGTATTATCGACGCATCGAGGCAATCAACTTTGCCGTCAAACATGACGATGGAAAGCTGCCCCAGGGTTTGAGACTTGCCGACCTGATTCTGGTAGGCCTTTCCAGAAGCGGCAAAACGCCTCTGTCGGTCTATCTGGCCCATCAGGGATGGAAGGTTGCCAACGTTCCCCTTCATCCTGATATGAAGGCACCCGAAGATCTCTTCCAAGTGGAGCAGCGCAAGATCTTTGGCCTAATCATCAATGTGGAAAACCTTGTCAAGGTCAGAGAGGCAAGGCTTACGCAACTGGGGCTTACTTCCTATGCCAAGTATGCCGATCCCGTGAAGATAGCCGACGAAATTGAGTGGTGTGAAGCGTTCTTCAAACAAAACCCGCGCTGGCGAATCATGGATATTTCCAACAAGGCCCTTGAGGAGGCAGCCGCAAGCATTATCAATGCACACCTGAGCGGCAAAAGGCTAGACTGA
- a CDS encoding adenosylhomocysteinase, producing MQCDVKDLKLAKDGKLRIEWAKQSMPVLERIKARFSREKPLKGIRLAACLHVTTETAALMQTLKAGGADLRLCASNPLSTQDDVAASLVKHDKVPVFAITGENNKTYYKHIHAVIDLKPMYTMDDGADLVNTLHSERKELLDLVRGGTEETTTGIIRLRSMASAGVLRYPIIAVNDANTKHLFDNRYGTGQSTVDGIIRATNRLLAGSSFVVSGYGWCGRGVAMRARGMGANVIVTEVDPLKALEAVMDGFSVMPIKSAAKIGDIFCTLTGDINVISQSHFKLMKDGAIVCNSGHFNVELDLPGLEAITKKKRKLRPFVVEHLLKSGRRINVLGEGRLVNLAAAEGHPSSVMDMSFANQALSIEYMVKRKKPLPVQVYPVPEEIDKKIAKEKLAAMNIAIDTLTSEQKKYLASWEMGT from the coding sequence ATGCAGTGCGACGTGAAAGATCTAAAACTGGCAAAGGACGGAAAACTCCGCATTGAATGGGCCAAGCAAAGCATGCCGGTCCTGGAACGGATCAAAGCCCGGTTTTCAAGGGAGAAACCCTTGAAAGGGATACGTCTCGCGGCATGCCTTCACGTGACCACGGAAACCGCAGCTCTTATGCAGACTCTTAAGGCAGGGGGTGCAGATCTCAGGCTGTGCGCTTCCAACCCCCTTAGCACACAGGATGACGTGGCGGCATCCCTTGTTAAGCATGACAAGGTCCCGGTCTTTGCCATAACAGGGGAAAACAATAAGACCTATTACAAGCATATTCATGCGGTCATTGACCTGAAACCCATGTACACCATGGATGACGGAGCTGACCTGGTAAACACGCTTCACTCGGAGCGTAAGGAACTTCTGGACCTTGTCCGGGGCGGCACGGAGGAGACCACCACCGGGATCATCCGTCTGAGAAGCATGGCTTCTGCCGGGGTCCTCAGATACCCCATCATCGCTGTGAACGACGCCAACACCAAGCACCTCTTTGACAACAGATACGGCACCGGACAAAGCACGGTTGACGGCATTATCAGAGCAACCAATCGTCTTCTTGCGGGAAGCTCGTTTGTCGTATCCGGCTACGGCTGGTGCGGCCGCGGAGTGGCCATGCGGGCAAGAGGCATGGGGGCCAATGTCATTGTCACGGAAGTCGATCCATTGAAGGCGCTGGAAGCGGTTATGGACGGATTTTCCGTAATGCCTATTAAATCTGCCGCCAAAATCGGCGACATATTTTGCACCCTCACCGGAGACATCAATGTCATTAGCCAATCACATTTCAAGCTCATGAAGGACGGGGCCATTGTCTGTAATTCAGGACATTTCAATGTGGAATTAGACCTGCCCGGCCTTGAAGCCATAACAAAAAAGAAGCGCAAGCTCCGCCCCTTCGTGGTGGAACATCTCTTGAAAAGCGGCCGGAGAATTAATGTGCTCGGGGAAGGACGTCTGGTAAATCTTGCCGCGGCAGAGGGACATCCTTCCAGCGTAATGGACATGAGCTTTGCCAATCAGGCCCTTTCCATCGAGTATATGGTCAAGAGAAAGAAACCACTTCCGGTTCAGGTATATCCTGTCCCAGAAGAAATCGACAAAAAGATTGCCAAAGAAAAGCTGGCAGCCATGAATATTGCTATCGATACCTTAACAAGCGAACAAAAAAAATATCTTGCTTCATGGGAAATGGGTACGTAA
- a CDS encoding methionine adenosyltransferase, with amino-acid sequence MSKRDFLFTSESVTEGHPDKVADRISDTILDAMLEKDPKARVACETLVTTGLAFIAGEITTTCYVDMPHVVRETIRDIGYHSSSMGFDWETCAVVTSIDHQSPDIAMGVNGKGPSKEQGAGDQGLMFGYACDETPELMPMPICYAHKLAMRLAQVRKNGSLDFLRPDGKTQITIEYENGNPKRVETVVVAAQHSPDIKYSELKKAIIEEVIKKVVPKKMIDGDTKYFINTTGRFVVGGPMGDCGLTGRKIIVDTYGGQGSHGGGCFSGKDPSKVDRSASYMARHVAKNIVAAGLARKCEVQLAYSIGVARPVSVLVDTFRTEVIPRKRICEIVNEVFDLRPAAMIEYLDLLRPIYKKTSCYGHFGRNDPDFTWEKTNMVDVLIEKSGIKKASKKRSKK; translated from the coding sequence ATGAGCAAGAGAGACTTTTTGTTTACTTCAGAGTCCGTAACTGAAGGACATCCGGACAAAGTAGCGGATCGTATATCAGACACTATCCTGGACGCTATGCTGGAAAAAGACCCCAAGGCCAGGGTGGCCTGCGAGACCCTGGTGACCACGGGTCTTGCCTTTATAGCCGGAGAAATCACAACGACTTGTTATGTGGACATGCCTCATGTTGTCAGGGAGACGATTCGGGACATCGGCTACCATTCTTCAAGCATGGGTTTTGATTGGGAAACGTGCGCTGTAGTCACCAGCATTGATCACCAATCTCCTGACATTGCCATGGGGGTAAACGGAAAAGGTCCTTCCAAGGAGCAGGGGGCCGGAGATCAGGGTCTCATGTTTGGCTATGCCTGCGATGAAACTCCTGAACTGATGCCCATGCCCATATGTTATGCCCACAAGCTGGCCATGCGCCTGGCACAGGTGCGCAAGAACGGGTCTCTCGATTTTCTTCGCCCGGACGGAAAGACTCAGATTACCATTGAATATGAGAACGGCAACCCCAAACGTGTAGAGACCGTTGTGGTTGCGGCCCAGCACAGTCCGGACATCAAGTATTCAGAGCTAAAGAAAGCAATCATCGAAGAAGTTATCAAGAAAGTTGTGCCCAAAAAAATGATCGATGGCGACACTAAGTACTTTATTAATACCACAGGGCGTTTCGTGGTCGGCGGCCCCATGGGAGATTGCGGTCTGACCGGCCGGAAGATTATTGTGGACACCTACGGTGGCCAGGGGAGTCACGGAGGAGGGTGTTTCTCAGGAAAAGACCCATCCAAAGTGGACCGAAGCGCTTCTTATATGGCAAGACACGTGGCCAAGAATATTGTGGCGGCCGGTCTTGCCAGGAAGTGCGAGGTACAGCTTGCATACTCCATTGGTGTGGCGCGGCCTGTCTCAGTACTCGTGGATACTTTCAGGACCGAGGTCATTCCCCGGAAGCGGATTTGCGAGATTGTCAATGAGGTATTTGACCTCAGGCCCGCGGCGATGATCGAATATTTGGACCTCCTGCGGCCCATCTACAAGAAAACCTCGTGCTACGGGCACTTTGGACGGAATGATCCGGATTTCACATGGGAAAAAACCAACATGGTGGACGTGCTGATAGAAAAGTCGGGCATAAAGAAAGCCTCCAAGAAAAGAAGCAAGAAGTAA
- a CDS encoding aspartate 1-decarboxylase — MIRTFLKSKIHRATVTDADINYEGSLGIDADLMTAADILPYELVQVYNISNGNRFETYAIEEPSGSQTIALRGAAARKGARGDLIIITCYTVMDDQSMGDFRPAVIFVDEANKIKGDT; from the coding sequence ATGATTCGTACTTTTCTGAAATCCAAGATCCATCGCGCAACTGTCACTGATGCCGATATCAACTATGAGGGAAGCCTCGGAATCGACGCTGACCTCATGACCGCAGCAGATATCCTCCCCTATGAACTGGTTCAGGTCTATAACATTAGTAATGGCAATCGATTCGAGACCTACGCCATAGAAGAGCCGTCCGGATCGCAAACCATTGCGTTAAGGGGTGCGGCAGCCCGAAAAGGCGCCCGGGGAGACCTGATAATTATTACCTGTTATACGGTTATGGATGACCAAAGCATGGGAGATTTCAGGCCGGCCGTCATCTTCGTGGATGAGGCCAATAAGATAAAGGGGGACACATGA
- a CDS encoding pantoate--beta-alanine ligase: MKVIKEIDRMQQEANRLLHEGKTIAFVPTMGCFHDGHLALMREGRKHGDALVVSIFVNPAQFGPTEDYQTYPRELNQDIRLAESVGVDVVFAPEANTMYDRGHETYVNLETLPRRLCGLSRPDHFRGVATVVAKLFNIVKPHVALFGKKDYQQLAVIRRLARDLSYHIKIVGVPTVREADGLAMSSRNTYLSKKQRRSALALYQSLQLAQELVAQETKDAGKLIEEASRLIVSYPDTKVDYVTLCDPDTLEDVERVDRPSLMALAVWVGRTRLIDNAILTP; encoded by the coding sequence ATTAAGGTCATTAAGGAGATAGATCGCATGCAGCAAGAGGCAAATCGCCTCCTGCATGAAGGAAAGACAATCGCTTTTGTTCCCACAATGGGCTGCTTTCACGACGGACATCTCGCACTGATGCGTGAGGGACGAAAACATGGAGATGCCCTCGTTGTCAGCATCTTTGTCAATCCAGCACAGTTTGGTCCAACGGAAGATTATCAGACATACCCTAGGGAGTTGAATCAGGACATTCGTTTGGCCGAATCCGTAGGGGTAGATGTGGTCTTTGCCCCGGAAGCAAATACCATGTATGACAGAGGGCATGAGACGTATGTCAACCTGGAAACGCTCCCACGGCGTTTGTGCGGCCTGTCGCGACCAGACCATTTTCGGGGTGTTGCTACCGTGGTAGCTAAACTCTTTAACATTGTGAAACCACATGTTGCTCTTTTCGGAAAAAAGGATTATCAGCAGTTGGCGGTTATCCGGCGTTTGGCACGGGATTTGAGCTACCACATAAAGATTGTCGGGGTCCCTACTGTGCGAGAGGCAGATGGCCTGGCCATGAGTTCCAGAAATACGTATTTGTCCAAAAAACAAAGGCGTTCTGCTCTGGCTCTTTATCAGTCCCTTCAACTGGCTCAAGAACTGGTGGCCCAGGAAACCAAGGATGCCGGGAAACTCATTGAGGAAGCATCAAGGCTTATCGTCTCATATCCTGATACCAAGGTCGATTACGTAACACTTTGTGACCCGGATACCCTTGAAGACGTGGAACGTGTTGACAGGCCAAGCCTGATGGCTCTGGCCGTGTGGGTGGGCAGGACCCGTTTGATAGACAATGCCATACTGACACCGTAA